The Arachis hypogaea cultivar Tifrunner chromosome 14, arahy.Tifrunner.gnm2.J5K5, whole genome shotgun sequence genome has a segment encoding these proteins:
- the LOC112743218 gene encoding TMV resistance protein N-like translates to MKLPSSMENLVGNDSRLEEVVRHIGIGVNDVRFIGICGMGGIGKTTIARRVYETIRSEFKASCFLVNVRETREKRGIVQIQKQLLASMNINSGTFNDEFEGKGIIRDSLCCKKVLLVLDDVDNEGQLENLAGEQDWFGPGSRIIITTRDTHVLEVHGAVNRICKVEGLEQNEALELFYLNAFRRPKPIVMAFHWHL, encoded by the coding sequence ATGAAATTACCATCTTCAATGGAGAATCTGGTAGGGAATGATTCAAGGTTGGAAGAAGTTGTTAGACACATCGGTATTGGGGTGAATGATGTTCGTTTCATTGGCATATGTGGAATGGGTGGCATAGGTAAGACAACTATTGCTAGAAGAGTCTATGAAACCATTCGAAGTGAATTTAAAGCTAGTTGCTTTCTTGTCAATGTAAGAGAGACACGTGAGAAAAGAGGTATTGTTCAAATACAGAAGCAACTTCTTGCTAGCATGAACATAAATTCAGGTACTTTCAATGACGAGTTTGAGGGAAAAGGGATTATTCGTGACTCTTTATGCTGTAAGAAGGTCCTTCTAGTTCTCGATGATGTAGACAATGAAGGCCAATTGGAAAATTTGGCTGGTGAACAAGACTGGTTTGGTCCTGGAAGCAGAATAATAATCACAACTAGAGATACACATGTACTAGAAGTGCATGGAGCCGTGAATAGAATTTGTAAGGTTGAAGGGTTGGAGCAAAATGAAGCACTTGAACTCTTTTATTTGAATGCTTTTAGAAGGCCAAAACCTATTGTAATGGCCTTCCATTGGCACTTGTAG
- the LOC112744177 gene encoding TMV resistance protein N isoform X2, with protein MASASSSTSISPPRSCTYHVFLSFRGEDTRTGFTGHLYAALNRKGITTYKDDQNLRKGDVISKELLKAIEESMFAVIVFSPDYASSSWCLDELQKIMECNNKLGQYIVPVFYGVEPCDVRHQIGTFQEALKKHEERHDSEKVKRWRDALTQVAAHSGWTSQNQDEAVLVENIAQHIFEILIPKLPSSMKNLVGINSRVEQVITLIGLGLNDVRFIGIWGMGGMGKTTLARAVFETIRCRFEVTCFLADVREHCEKKDITDIQKQLLKQMNISSNAVHNKYDGRTIIQYSLRLKKVLLVLDDVNHEKQLEDLAGEKDWFGPGSRIIITTRDFHLLRKNKLHETYNVEGLVESEALNLFSLEAFNLPKPSEEFLDLSKEVVKYSGGLPLALKVLGSYLNGRPTIAVWYSAIERIKKSSHSEIIDVLKISYEGLEDTEKDIFLDIAFFFKGWPKEEVTEKLKRCGHDAEIGIDILINRSLITIDKYDYDYWLGMHDLLEEMGKQIVIQESQNDVCKRSRLWCSEDVEFVLTQKKKTKATHGIVLDYWYTENLRDLSFSKMGQLKLLILDGRRAPILCDIPCTLKVLEKLEYLNLLGCTQLKQTPDLSGAPNLKKLYLQGCKELDYIHPSLAHHKRLVELNLSQCRSLETLGDKLEMSSLEKLYLHGCSSLRRLPEFGECMKQLSILILTCSGIEELPTLGNLAGVSELDLSGCNKITGLPLALGCFVGLKRLALSRFVELSCLPHKTHGLESLTVHDTSDSPNIVGFLRSLSCLTSLSSLTLSYYIDSSREESTLSYDIAHLASLTDLHLSQCGSLRVPISIHQLPRLTRLQLRCCYFMKVIPELPSSLRELDAQSCISLDESDVDDVISKAFCVFAESASQDREDLFQMLFNDVEMPAWFEDQEEDNGVSLSFPHNSPSTEIIALALCFLLDGDEYSEEQPSVICNGKEFINTRLLKVSMEPNSKTLFILCLNDYSFSKLLCQDNRFQLQFPPSDYCKTRAKRSGAHWVCKQDIQEFKKRKSQTGKRKATLELNMDIISHPSSSRNKMLVVDPPMYEEEEEHDCQA; from the exons ATGGCATCCGCCTCTTCTTCCACTTCAATCTCACCACCACGATCATGCACCTATCACGTGTTCTTGAGTTTCAGAGGAGAAGACACTCGCACAGGCTTCACTGGCCATCTCTATGCCGCCCTCAACAGGAAGGGAATCACAACCTACAAAGATGACCAAAACCTTCGCAAAGGCGATGTTATTTCAAAAGAACTCCTGAAAGCAATTGAAGAGTCGATGTTTGCAGTCATTGTTTTCTCACCGGACTACGCTTCCTCTAGTTGGTGCTTGGATGAGCTCCAAAAGATCATGGAGTGCAACAACAAGCTGGGGCAATACATCGTGCCGGTGTTCTACGGTGTGGAGCCTTGTGATGTGAGGCACCAAATAGGAACCTTTCAGGAAGCTTTGAAGAAACACGAAGAGAGACATGACAGTGAGAAGGTCAAAAGATGGAGAGATGCGCTAACACAAGTTGCTGCTCATTCTGGTTGGACCTCCCAAAATCA GGACGAAGCAGTACTTGTGGAAAATATTGCTCAACATATATTTGAAATATTGATTCCTAAGTTGCCATCTTCAATGAAGAATCTTGTGGGGATTAATTCAAGAGTGGAACAAGTGATTACTCTAATAGGCCTTGGATTGAATGATGTTCGCTTTATAGGCATATGGGGAATGGGTGGCATGGGTAAGACCACCCTTGCTAGAGCTGTCTTTGAAACCATTCGATGTAGATTTGAAGTTACTTGCTTTCTTGCCGACGTAAGGGAACACTGCGAGAAAAAAGACATTACTGACATACAAAAGCAACTTCTTAAACAAATGAATATAAGTTCAAATGCTGTTCATAACAAGTATGATGGGAGGACAATAATTCAATACTCTTTACGTCTCAAAAAGGTACTTCTTGTTCTTGATGATGTAAATCATGAAAAACAATTAGAAGATTTGGCTGGGGAAAAAGATTGGTTTGGTCCTGGAAGCAGAATAATAATCACAACTAGAGATTTCCATCtgctaaggaaaaataagttGCATGAAACTTATAACGTTGAAGGGTTAGTGGAAAGTGAAGCCCTTAACCTCTTTTCTTTAGAAGCTTTTAATCTGCCAAAACCTTCAGAAGAGTTTTTGGATTTGTCCAAAGAAGTGGTCAAATACAGCGGTGGTCTCCCATTGGCACTTAAAGTATTGGGTTCCTATCTTAATGGTAGACCTACTATTGCGGTTTGGTATAGTGCtattgaaagaataaagaagtCTTCACATTCTGAAATTATTGATGTATTGAAAATAAGCTATGAGGGTTTAGAAGATACAGAAAAGGATATTTTTCTAGATATTGCTTTTTTCTTTAAAGGATGGCCGAAAGAGGAGGTaacagagaaattaaaaagatgtgGTCATGATGCTGAAATCGGTATTGATATTTTGATTAATAGATCATTGATCACTATAGACaaatatgattatgattattggtTGGGAATGCATGATCTGCTTGAAGAAATGGGCAAACAAATTGTAATTCAGGAATCTCAGAATGATGTTTGTAAGCGTAGCAGATTGTGGTGTTCAGAGGATGTTGAATTTGTACTTACTCAAAAGAAG AAAACTAAAGCAACACATGGCATCGTTCTAGATTATTGGTATACAGAGAATCTGAGAGATTTATCTTTCTCAAAAATGGGCCAGTTAAAGCTTCTCATTTTAGATGGCAGGAGAGCTCCCATTCTCTGCGATATTCCTTGTACATTAAAG gTTCTAGAAAAGTTAGAGTACTTGAATCTGTTAGGGTGCACGCAGCTGAAGCAAACGCCGGATCTTTCTGGGGCTCCCAATCTTAAAAAACTTTATCTTCAGGGATGCAAGGAGCTGGATTATATTCACCCGTCTCTCGCACACCACAAGAGGCTTGTTGAATTGAATTTAAGTCAATGTAGGAGTCTTGAAACACTTGGAGATAAATTGGAGATGAGTTCACTCGAGAAACTATATCTTCATGGCTGCAGTAGTTTGAGAAGACTGCCAGAATTTGGAGAATGCATGAAACAGTTATCAATTCTTATTCTGACATGTTCAGGCATAGAAGAGCTACCCACGCTTGGAAATTTGGCTGGCGTGTCTGAGTTGGACTTAAGTGGATGCAACAAGATTACTGGTCTTCCCTTGGCGCTTGGATGTTTCGTTGGCCTAAAAAGGTTGGCGTTAAGTAGATTCGTGGAGCTTAGTTGTCTTCCACACAAAACTCATGGGTTAGAGTCCCTCACAGTTCACGATACGTCTGACAGCCCAAATATTGTTGGATTTTTACGTTCTCTCTCTTGCCTGACCTCTTTGAGTAGCCTGACCCTTTCCTACTATATTGACTCATCTAGAGAAGAGTCGACCCTTTCCTATGATATTGCCCACTTAGCTTCGTTGACGGATTTGCATTTATCTCAGTGCGGTTCTTTAAGAGTTCCAATAAGTATCCATCAACTTCCCAGACTTACACGTCTGCAGCTACGTTGTTGCTATTTCATGAAGGTTATACCAGAGCTTCCATCAAGTCTACGAGAATTAGACGCACAGAGTTGTATTTCACTAGATGAATCAGATGTTGATGATGTCATATCAAAGGCGTTTTGTGTCTTTGCAGAATCAGCTAGCCAAGATCGTGAAGATCTCTTTCAAATGTTGTTCAATGATGTGGAAATGCCAGCATGGTTTGAGGATCAGGAAGAAGATAACGGAGTATCACTCTCATTCCCGCATAATTCCCCTTCAACTGAAATCATTGCACTTGCTCTCTGTTTCCTATTAGATGGTGACGAATACTCTGAAGAACAGCCATCGGTGATCTGCAACGGTAAAGAATTCATCAACACGAGATTATTGAAGGTGTCAATGGAACCAAATTCTAAGACTTTGTTCATTCTCTGCCTGAATGATTACAGTTTTAGTAAACTGTTATGCCAAGACAATCGCTTCCAACTGCAATTTCCTCCCAGTGATTATTGTAAAACCCGAGCAAAAAGATCTGGAGCACATTGGGTGTGCAAGCAAGACATTCAAgaattcaagaaaagaaaatcccaaacaGGGAAAAGAAAAGCAACTCTTGAACTGAACATGGACATCATTTCACATCCTTCATCTTCTAGGAATAAGATGCTTGTGGTTGACCCTCCAATgtatgaagaagaggaagaacatGATTGCCAAGCTTAG
- the LOC112744177 gene encoding TMV resistance protein N isoform X1 gives MASASSSTSISPPRSCTYHVFLSFRGEDTRTGFTGHLYAALNRKGITTYKDDQNLRKGDVISKELLKAIEESMFAVIVFSPDYASSSWCLDELQKIMECNNKLGQYIVPVFYGVEPCDVRHQIGTFQEALKKHEERHDSEKVKRWRDALTQVAAHSGWTSQNQDEAVLVENIAQHIFEILIPKLPSSMKNLVGINSRVEQVITLIGLGLNDVRFIGIWGMGGMGKTTLARAVFETIRCRFEVTCFLADVREHCEKKDITDIQKQLLKQMNISSNAVHNKYDGRTIIQYSLRLKKVLLVLDDVNHEKQLEDLAGEKDWFGPGSRIIITTRDFHLLRKNKLHETYNVEGLVESEALNLFSLEAFNLPKPSEEFLDLSKEVVKYSGGLPLALKVLGSYLNGRPTIAVWYSAIERIKKSSHSEIIDVLKISYEGLEDTEKDIFLDIAFFFKGWPKEEVTEKLKRCGHDAEIGIDILINRSLITIDKYDYDYWLGMHDLLEEMGKQIVIQESQNDVCKRSRLWCSEDVEFVLTQKKKTKATHGIVLDYWYTENLRDLSFSKMGQLKLLILDGRRAPILCDIPCTLKVFCWKECPLKTLPLTDHQRYELVDIDLPCSEIVELWDGKKVLEKLEYLNLLGCTQLKQTPDLSGAPNLKKLYLQGCKELDYIHPSLAHHKRLVELNLSQCRSLETLGDKLEMSSLEKLYLHGCSSLRRLPEFGECMKQLSILILTCSGIEELPTLGNLAGVSELDLSGCNKITGLPLALGCFVGLKRLALSRFVELSCLPHKTHGLESLTVHDTSDSPNIVGFLRSLSCLTSLSSLTLSYYIDSSREESTLSYDIAHLASLTDLHLSQCGSLRVPISIHQLPRLTRLQLRCCYFMKVIPELPSSLRELDAQSCISLDESDVDDVISKAFCVFAESASQDREDLFQMLFNDVEMPAWFEDQEEDNGVSLSFPHNSPSTEIIALALCFLLDGDEYSEEQPSVICNGKEFINTRLLKVSMEPNSKTLFILCLNDYSFSKLLCQDNRFQLQFPPSDYCKTRAKRSGAHWVCKQDIQEFKKRKSQTGKRKATLELNMDIISHPSSSRNKMLVVDPPMYEEEEEHDCQA, from the exons ATGGCATCCGCCTCTTCTTCCACTTCAATCTCACCACCACGATCATGCACCTATCACGTGTTCTTGAGTTTCAGAGGAGAAGACACTCGCACAGGCTTCACTGGCCATCTCTATGCCGCCCTCAACAGGAAGGGAATCACAACCTACAAAGATGACCAAAACCTTCGCAAAGGCGATGTTATTTCAAAAGAACTCCTGAAAGCAATTGAAGAGTCGATGTTTGCAGTCATTGTTTTCTCACCGGACTACGCTTCCTCTAGTTGGTGCTTGGATGAGCTCCAAAAGATCATGGAGTGCAACAACAAGCTGGGGCAATACATCGTGCCGGTGTTCTACGGTGTGGAGCCTTGTGATGTGAGGCACCAAATAGGAACCTTTCAGGAAGCTTTGAAGAAACACGAAGAGAGACATGACAGTGAGAAGGTCAAAAGATGGAGAGATGCGCTAACACAAGTTGCTGCTCATTCTGGTTGGACCTCCCAAAATCA GGACGAAGCAGTACTTGTGGAAAATATTGCTCAACATATATTTGAAATATTGATTCCTAAGTTGCCATCTTCAATGAAGAATCTTGTGGGGATTAATTCAAGAGTGGAACAAGTGATTACTCTAATAGGCCTTGGATTGAATGATGTTCGCTTTATAGGCATATGGGGAATGGGTGGCATGGGTAAGACCACCCTTGCTAGAGCTGTCTTTGAAACCATTCGATGTAGATTTGAAGTTACTTGCTTTCTTGCCGACGTAAGGGAACACTGCGAGAAAAAAGACATTACTGACATACAAAAGCAACTTCTTAAACAAATGAATATAAGTTCAAATGCTGTTCATAACAAGTATGATGGGAGGACAATAATTCAATACTCTTTACGTCTCAAAAAGGTACTTCTTGTTCTTGATGATGTAAATCATGAAAAACAATTAGAAGATTTGGCTGGGGAAAAAGATTGGTTTGGTCCTGGAAGCAGAATAATAATCACAACTAGAGATTTCCATCtgctaaggaaaaataagttGCATGAAACTTATAACGTTGAAGGGTTAGTGGAAAGTGAAGCCCTTAACCTCTTTTCTTTAGAAGCTTTTAATCTGCCAAAACCTTCAGAAGAGTTTTTGGATTTGTCCAAAGAAGTGGTCAAATACAGCGGTGGTCTCCCATTGGCACTTAAAGTATTGGGTTCCTATCTTAATGGTAGACCTACTATTGCGGTTTGGTATAGTGCtattgaaagaataaagaagtCTTCACATTCTGAAATTATTGATGTATTGAAAATAAGCTATGAGGGTTTAGAAGATACAGAAAAGGATATTTTTCTAGATATTGCTTTTTTCTTTAAAGGATGGCCGAAAGAGGAGGTaacagagaaattaaaaagatgtgGTCATGATGCTGAAATCGGTATTGATATTTTGATTAATAGATCATTGATCACTATAGACaaatatgattatgattattggtTGGGAATGCATGATCTGCTTGAAGAAATGGGCAAACAAATTGTAATTCAGGAATCTCAGAATGATGTTTGTAAGCGTAGCAGATTGTGGTGTTCAGAGGATGTTGAATTTGTACTTACTCAAAAGAAG AAAACTAAAGCAACACATGGCATCGTTCTAGATTATTGGTATACAGAGAATCTGAGAGATTTATCTTTCTCAAAAATGGGCCAGTTAAAGCTTCTCATTTTAGATGGCAGGAGAGCTCCCATTCTCTGCGATATTCCTTGTACATTAAAGGTATTTTGTTGGAAAGAATGTCCGCTTAAAACTCTGCCCCTTACAGATCATCAACGCTATGAACTTGTTGATATTGATCTGCCTTGTAGCGAAATTGTAGAGTTATGGGATGGAAAGAAG gTTCTAGAAAAGTTAGAGTACTTGAATCTGTTAGGGTGCACGCAGCTGAAGCAAACGCCGGATCTTTCTGGGGCTCCCAATCTTAAAAAACTTTATCTTCAGGGATGCAAGGAGCTGGATTATATTCACCCGTCTCTCGCACACCACAAGAGGCTTGTTGAATTGAATTTAAGTCAATGTAGGAGTCTTGAAACACTTGGAGATAAATTGGAGATGAGTTCACTCGAGAAACTATATCTTCATGGCTGCAGTAGTTTGAGAAGACTGCCAGAATTTGGAGAATGCATGAAACAGTTATCAATTCTTATTCTGACATGTTCAGGCATAGAAGAGCTACCCACGCTTGGAAATTTGGCTGGCGTGTCTGAGTTGGACTTAAGTGGATGCAACAAGATTACTGGTCTTCCCTTGGCGCTTGGATGTTTCGTTGGCCTAAAAAGGTTGGCGTTAAGTAGATTCGTGGAGCTTAGTTGTCTTCCACACAAAACTCATGGGTTAGAGTCCCTCACAGTTCACGATACGTCTGACAGCCCAAATATTGTTGGATTTTTACGTTCTCTCTCTTGCCTGACCTCTTTGAGTAGCCTGACCCTTTCCTACTATATTGACTCATCTAGAGAAGAGTCGACCCTTTCCTATGATATTGCCCACTTAGCTTCGTTGACGGATTTGCATTTATCTCAGTGCGGTTCTTTAAGAGTTCCAATAAGTATCCATCAACTTCCCAGACTTACACGTCTGCAGCTACGTTGTTGCTATTTCATGAAGGTTATACCAGAGCTTCCATCAAGTCTACGAGAATTAGACGCACAGAGTTGTATTTCACTAGATGAATCAGATGTTGATGATGTCATATCAAAGGCGTTTTGTGTCTTTGCAGAATCAGCTAGCCAAGATCGTGAAGATCTCTTTCAAATGTTGTTCAATGATGTGGAAATGCCAGCATGGTTTGAGGATCAGGAAGAAGATAACGGAGTATCACTCTCATTCCCGCATAATTCCCCTTCAACTGAAATCATTGCACTTGCTCTCTGTTTCCTATTAGATGGTGACGAATACTCTGAAGAACAGCCATCGGTGATCTGCAACGGTAAAGAATTCATCAACACGAGATTATTGAAGGTGTCAATGGAACCAAATTCTAAGACTTTGTTCATTCTCTGCCTGAATGATTACAGTTTTAGTAAACTGTTATGCCAAGACAATCGCTTCCAACTGCAATTTCCTCCCAGTGATTATTGTAAAACCCGAGCAAAAAGATCTGGAGCACATTGGGTGTGCAAGCAAGACATTCAAgaattcaagaaaagaaaatcccaaacaGGGAAAAGAAAAGCAACTCTTGAACTGAACATGGACATCATTTCACATCCTTCATCTTCTAGGAATAAGATGCTTGTGGTTGACCCTCCAATgtatgaagaagaggaagaacatGATTGCCAAGCTTAG